The Desulfatiglans sp. genomic sequence AGCCAATTGAAATAATTATCAATAACCTTTATGCCCTTCTCATTAACTATCGGCCCGGCCTCCACTCTCTTTGCAAAATGCATCACATTTTGTTTTGCCTCTTCAAACACCGGCCAGTCGGGCAACCCTTCACCGTTCGGATCTTCGTATTTTGCAAAATTGGTCCAAAAGGACATGATCGTTTCTGACATGGCAAGATCAGCATCATTTTTTTCGGGGCGTCCGGGCAGACCAAACTGATGAAAGACAAGGGGCATCTCATCACTGTGCGCTGCGCCAAAACCTGCCCTTGGAGAATCAGGCGGATAATCAGGGTGGTGATCAAAATAGTAAAAAAAGACCTTTGATTTACTGGTCTTTGCCTGTAACCTTGCCCATGTCCAGTCCGGCCAGCCGAATGAGACATCGCGCATAAGATAACGGGCCATTTTTGCGGCAGTATCATTTCCGGAAGGGTAAAGTTCAAGGATCTTTTCAGCAAAAGGGCCATAACGCCTCTGCACGCTTTTGATATACGCTTCAGGCGTACCAGGTAAACCGAAATTTGCACCCTCATCCGAGTTGTATCCAACAATTATTGGGGTGTGGTTATAGTTACCGGTCTGGTAGAGTTTATAGAGGTCGTCCGGGATCACCCACCTGTCGCATACCGGTCCCCTCACCCCTGGTTGATTAAGACTCAGGGACTCCAATTTGTCGGCTTGTATCTGACGCAATTCTGCGATGGTGGATGCGCCAGCGGAAGCTGTAAATGTCTCACCTGTCTTTTCAGCATAGGCAAGGGGATTTACCCCTTCACCAGGTCCTCCAAACACACCGCTGCGCACCGAGGCAAAAAACCCTCCGCTCTGGGCAATGGCTCCATGGAAAAGTCCCTTTGCGAGCGGGGAGGCGCACAGGATACTTACTCTTGCGCCGCCGGCTGATTCACCGAAGATCGTCACTTTCCCCGGGTCGCCGCCGAATACGGATATGTTATTTTGAACCCATTTGAGACCCGCAATCATGTCCAGCAGGCCATAGTTGCCTGATACATGTTGATTGTTTTCAGAGCTTAAGCCGGGATGAGCCAGAAAACCGAACACACCAAGACGGTAGCCAACAGTTACAACTACAATTCCCCTTTTGGCCAGATGTTCACCATGATAAAGCTGTTCCGCGGTTGCACCGGCTGTAAACCCTCCGCCATGTATCCAAACCATAACAGCAAGTTTATCCTTATCATTTTTGGCTGGTGTCCACACATTGAGGTACAGGCAGTCCTCGTTTGGAGGCGCAAGGTTGGCTAATGCAGGGTTATTCTGAGTACTTGCATGGCCGAACTCTTTTGCAGGCAGGACACCGCTCCATCTCTGAGCAGGCTGCGGTGCCCTCCATCGTAAATCTCCTACAGGCGGCAATGCATAGGGGATACCCCTGTAGACCCTGATGCCATCTTCGATTGTACCCTGAACAGCGCCGTATTCTGTTTTAACAGCCTCTCCATTAACCCCGTGCCATGTCGTAAACAGTAAAATAAACAGGAGTAATCCTGTTGATAAAGCAAAATTGCGGGACGAAAAGTTTTCTGACATGGAAACCCTCCATCTGTTGGTTAAGTCAAGAATGTTATTTTGAAATGTCTGGCGATATTACTTTTCCAATGGGTAATTGTTAATAATATAAACATTACAAATATGCATATAATGTAATAACAAGTTTTCGGGCAGCATACTTCCCAATTATGTTCATTAAAAGATAATGTTCAATATGATTGTTTAAAAATATTAATTATATTAAATAGTAATCTCAAAAACAAATGGCTATGGATATGTTAAATGAAAATGCATTGACATTATAATGTGCAATCTGGTAGGAAATCACAATTATATATGTAATACATATTGTCAGCATTTCCTTTAAAAGGGGGGAACATGAAAAATCAGGTTCAACTCATTACCTATGTAGACCGCCTTTCGGGCGGGGGTTTCAAACAGTTAAATAGCCTGTTAAGAGATGAAATGAGGGATCTCTTTGGCGGTGCCCATCTTTTACCATTTTTTTATCCCATAGACGGTGCAGATGCGGGTTTTGATCCAATTGATCATACACAGACAGACCCTAAGCTCGGCACGTGGGATGATGTGCGTGAACTGGGTAATACGGTTGAGCTGGTAGCGGACCTTATTGTAAACCATGTGTCATCATCGTCCCCACAGTTTCTTGATTATTCAAAAAATGGGGATGCCTCAGAATATGCCGGCCTCTTTCTTTCATTTGACAGGGTATTTCCAAATGGGGCGAGTGAATCTGATATCCTGAGTATTTATCGTCCGCGCCCTACTGTGCCGTTCAGTCCCCTCATGCTTTTAACCGGTGAAAAGAGGCTCTTCTGGACTACCTTTAACCCTGAACAGATTGATATTGATGTCAGTCATTCGCAGGCAACAACCTATCTCGATTCTATCTTGAAGCAGTTTCAGGTGGCCGGGATAAAGATGATCAGACTTGATGCTGTAGGTTATGCAATCAAAAAGCCCGGAACAAGCTGTTTTATGATCCCTGAAACATATGCATTTATAGCAGAGCTTACGGCAAAGGCGCATGATCTTGGCAT encodes the following:
- a CDS encoding carboxylesterase family protein, with translation MSENFSSRNFALSTGLLLFILLFTTWHGVNGEAVKTEYGAVQGTIEDGIRVYRGIPYALPPVGDLRWRAPQPAQRWSGVLPAKEFGHASTQNNPALANLAPPNEDCLYLNVWTPAKNDKDKLAVMVWIHGGGFTAGATAEQLYHGEHLAKRGIVVVTVGYRLGVFGFLAHPGLSSENNQHVSGNYGLLDMIAGLKWVQNNISVFGGDPGKVTIFGESAGGARVSILCASPLAKGLFHGAIAQSGGFFASVRSGVFGGPGEGVNPLAYAEKTGETFTASAGASTIAELRQIQADKLESLSLNQPGVRGPVCDRWVIPDDLYKLYQTGNYNHTPIIVGYNSDEGANFGLPGTPEAYIKSVQRRYGPFAEKILELYPSGNDTAAKMARYLMRDVSFGWPDWTWARLQAKTSKSKVFFYYFDHHPDYPPDSPRAGFGAAHSDEMPLVFHQFGLPGRPEKNDADLAMSETIMSFWTNFAKYEDPNGEGLPDWPVFEEAKQNVMHFAKRVEAGPIVNEKGIKVIDNYFNWLRSENSQTHDTTGPYKVLMEMDPSLPGHTIFRPENLSEVKGKLPVVAVAHGGCYDVGNFSSSYTYEIASYGFLVIANGEISKELEEATEQAIAANKQAANQSGEAPSVDLATKVPQEQLTRCRTDKLFNSIDWAIEQNKKPGSLYNDRLDTGEIAVMGASCGALQALDASLDSRIKTVVFMNSGIMRTGIPEGEEVKKIMDFLKLPGPDLLKKLRTPVIYLNGGPTDIAYDNSEKDFEEIENVFVFKGDLYVGHGGTFFEPHGGKFAEAATQWLLWQLKGDKKAGEMFLGDKCGICMDPDWKVKRKNIP